ATGGCGATGATCTCCGGCGGCCTCGACTACGCCGGGTTCGCCCGCGCGGAGGTGACGATCGAGGCGGTCGTCGAGAAGCTCGAGATCAAGCAGGCGGTGCTCCGGGAATGGGAGCAGGCGGTCGGAGACGAGGCCATCTTCGCCTCCAACACGTCGACGCTCCCGATCTCGAGAATCGCCGAGGCCGCCCGCCAGCCGCGGCGGGTGGCGGGAATGCATTTCTTCAACCCGGTCCACCGCATGCCGCTCGTGGAGGTGATTCGCGGCGAGAAGTCCTCCGACGAGACCGTCGCGACGATCTTCGACCTCGCCAAGAAGCTCGGCAAGACGCCGGTCGTCGTGCGCGACGCTCCGGGTTTCCTCGTCAACCGGATCCTCGCCCCGTATCTCTCCGAGGCCGTCCGTCTCCTCGAGGAGGGGTGCCGGATCGAGGACGTCGACCGCGCGCTCACGGGGTTCGGCATGCCGGTCGGCCCGCTCGCGCTCTTGGACGACGTCGGGATCGACGTCGCCGCCAAGGGCGGCCGCACGATGGCGGCGGCGTTCCCCGACCGGCTCCCTCTCTCCGCGCGCTTCGAGCCCTTCACGGCGCAGGGCCGGCTCGGGCGCAAATCGGGCCGGGGCTTCTATCGCTACCGCGGCACCCGCCGCGAAGGACCGGACCCCGAGGCGTACGGGCTGATCGGCGTGCGCCCCGGCAAGTCCGCGCCGCTGCCCCCCGAGGTGATCGAGGCGCGGCTCCTGATGCCGATGGTCAACGAGGCGGCGTACTGCCTGGAAGACCGCATCGTCGACGCGCCCGCCAGGCTCGATCTCGCGATGATCTTCGGCACGGGATTCCCGCCGTTTCGCGGCGGTCTCCTGCAGTACGCCGACGACCTGGGCGCCGACCGCGTCGTCAATCGTCTCCAGGACCTCGCGGAGCGCCTTGGAGCGCGCTTCGCTCCGTCGCCGCTCCTCGTCGGGATGGCGGACGCGCACGCGTCCTTCTACCCGCGCTGAAGCGCCTCCCCGCGTCCCGCCGGCCGAATCACGCGAAAATCTCCCGGGTGGAGTAGACTTTTTTCTTTCGCGAGGTTTCCATGTCGATCGAAGCTCCCCCCCGAAGTCACGCCTTCGTCAAGTCCCTCTTCTCCGGCGTCGTGGACGAGGAGGCGCTGTTCCCCTACCCGCAGATCGGCGAGGAAGAGCGCGAGACGGTCTCGACGTTTCTCGACTCCTTCCGGCAGTACGCCGCCGCGCGCATCGATCCCGCGAAGATCGAGCGCGAGCACTCCGTCGGCGCGGACGTCATCCGCGGCGTCTCGGAGCTCGGCCTGATGGGGATGGCGATCCCCGAGGCGTACGGCGGGTTCGGTTTCTCGGCTTCGGCGTACTGCCGCGTGATGGAAGACGTCGGCGTCGCGGACGCCTCGCTCGCGATCGTCGTCGGCGCGCACCAGTCGATCGGGTGCAAGGGGCTGATCCTGTTCGGAACGGAGGAACAGAAGCAGAGATGGCTTCCGAAGCTCGCGGCCGGCGAGCTCATCGCGGCCTTCGCGCTGACCGAGCCCGAGGCCGGCTCCGACGCCGCGGCGCAAAAGACGACGGCGGTCTACGACGCGGAGACCGACACGTTCGTCCTCAACGGGACCAAGCAGTGGATCTCCAACGGCGGGTTCGCGTCGTTCTTCACCGTCTTCGCGCGCGACGAGGGGCTTCCCGCGACCGAGCCGCACCGCAAGATCACCGCGTTCGTCGTCACCTCCGACCTTCCCGGCCTGACGCGGGGGAAGGAGGAGAACAAGCTCGGGCTCAAGGGGTCGTCGACCTGCCAGATCCACTTCGAGAACCTGCGCGTTCCCGCGGCCAACGTGTTGGGCGAGCGGGGTCAGGGATTCAAGATCGCGGTCGAGGTCTTGAACACCGGCCGCACCTCTCTCGCGGCCGGCTGCGTCGGCGGATCGAAGGCGATGATCCGCGCCGCCGCGCTCCATGCCACACAGCGCAAGCAGTTCCAGACGCCGATTGCGAAATTCGAGATGATCCGGACGAAGTTCGCCCGGATGGTCGTCGAGACGTACGCCCTCGAGTCGATGGTCTATTTCACGACGGGGATGATCGACGCGGGGGCGGAGGATTACGCCCTCGAGGGGGCTTGCTGCAAGGTCTTCGGAACGGAAGTCGTCTGGAGGAACATCAACGACGCCCTCCAGATCGCCGGCGGAAACGGGTTCATGGAAGAGTACCCGTACGAGAAGGCGCTCCGCGACTCGCGGATCAACATGATCTTCGAAGGGACCAACGAGATCCTGCGGATGCTGATCGCCCTTTCCGGCGCCCGCGACGTCGGGGATTACATGAAGGATGTCGGACGGGCCCTCAAGGCGCCGCTGTCGTCGCTCGGGATCCTTTCGGGATTCGCGGGGAAGCGGATCCGGCGCGCGGTCGCGCCGGGAGGGCTGGCGGCGGTCGCGCCCGAGCTCGCGCCGGAGGGAGACGCGCTCGTCAAGTACACCGGCGCGATGGCGAACGCGGTCGAGACGCTCCTCCAGAAGTACGGGAAGGGGATCATCGAGAAGGAGTACCAGCAGGAGCGGCTCGCCGACGCGACGATCGACCTCTATGCCGGATACGCGGTGCTCTCGCGGGCGACCGCCGCGACCGCGCGACGCGGGGCGGAGACGGCGGCCGACGAGATCCGGTTCGCGAAAACGTTCATCCGCGACGCCCGGCACCGCATCGTCGGGAACCTGAAGGCGATGGACCGGAGCCCGGACGCCGACCTCACGGCCATCTCCGAGACGGCCTACGGCGCCGGCGGCTACGCGTTCAGCTACTGGGAATGAGCGCTCCGCCGGGGGGGCGACGGCGGCCCCGGATCGCGAGGGCGTCGTGAAGCGCGGGCCGTCGCTCGCGCTCGAGCGCAAAAGGACGTCTCGGCGCGTCGCGCTCGTGACCGGCGGGGCCGTGCGTCTCGGCCGGACGATCGTTCTCGAGCGGGCGCGGGCGGGATGCGACGTCGCGGTCCACTACCACGCGTCGCGGGAAGAGGCCGACGCGGTCGTCGCGGAGGCGCGCGCCGCCGGCGCGCGGGCCGTCGCGATCCGCGCGGATCTCTCGCGGGCGGCCGATCCCGCGCGTCTGGTCGAGCGGACGATCCGGGCGTTCGGCCGCCTCGACCTCCTCGTCGGCTCGGCCGCGAACTTCCTGAAGGTGCCGTTCTCGGAGACGGACGCCGGCGTTTGGGACGCGGCGATGGATCTGAACGCGCGCGCGAACTTCCTCCTCGCTCGCGCGGCGGAAAAGGAGCTGCGGGCGCGGCGGGGCCGCGTCGTGCTCATCTCCGACCTCGCCGCGCGCCGGTTCTGGAAGGGCTATTCGGCGCACGCGATCTCGAAGGCGGCGGTCGAGGCGGTCGTGCGCGTCCTCGCCCGGCAGCTCGCGCCCGAAGTTTCCGTCAACGGCGTGGCGCCGGGAACGATCCTGCCCCCCGCCGGGATGCGCAAGGACCTCGTCGGCAAGCTCGTCTCCGAGATCCCGCTCCGCCGCTCCGGCACGCCCGAGGAGATCGCCGCCGCCGTCGCCTTCTTCTGCGACGGCCCGGCGTTCGTGACCGGGCAGGTGCTGACGGTGGATGGGGGGAGATCTCTCTACTAGCCGGGTACTAACCGGCGCGGCCATCCTCCTTCGCTCTCGCGAGCTTGGGCGGATTGCACAATGGAAGCATCACGCCAGGGTCAAGATCGCCGGAGGCAATGCCGGAGCCCTCCGAAGCCTTGGCGAAGAAGGGCCGAGGCGGGATACATCCGGGTCATTCCCGCGAAAGCGGGAATCCAGAGCTCCCGAACTCCGCGATCTCGTCCCTGAGTCTCCGCGCGAAATCCCGCATGACGGCGAGCCGCGGCGCGGCGAGCGCGCGGCCCTTCTCGGTCCGGAAGTCGTCGCGCGCCTCGGACTCGATCTCCGCGGCGAGCTCGGAGAGGTCCATCCGCTCGCGCGCGCCGAGCGCCGTCAGCCGCGCGATCCCGTAGGCGCCGATCTCGTCGAGGCGCCGGGCGTCGTGGACGCACTCCTCTTCGGACGTCGAGGGGGTGCGCGCGTAGCGTGCGAGCGATTTCCGGAGGCTCCGGACGTTCTCCGGACTCACGCCGGCCGACGCGAGGAAGAGCTCCGTCCGGCTCCCGTGCGCAAATCCCGCGACCCATTTCTCCTGACCCGAGAAGACGGCGAGGAGGAAGAGTCGGTCCGGGTCGACGTCGGGCCGCCCCGCCGCGATCGCCTCGGCCGCGCGGACGATCCGCTCCACGTCG
This DNA window, taken from Thermoanaerobaculia bacterium, encodes the following:
- a CDS encoding SDR family oxidoreductase — translated: MKRGPSLALERKRTSRRVALVTGGAVRLGRTIVLERARAGCDVAVHYHASREEADAVVAEARAAGARAVAIRADLSRAADPARLVERTIRAFGRLDLLVGSAANFLKVPFSETDAGVWDAAMDLNARANFLLARAAEKELRARRGRVVLISDLAARRFWKGYSAHAISKAAVEAVVRVLARQLAPEVSVNGVAPGTILPPAGMRKDLVGKLVSEIPLRRSGTPEEIAAAVAFFCDGPAFVTGQVLTVDGGRSLY
- a CDS encoding acyl-CoA dehydrogenase family protein; this translates as MSIEAPPRSHAFVKSLFSGVVDEEALFPYPQIGEEERETVSTFLDSFRQYAAARIDPAKIEREHSVGADVIRGVSELGLMGMAIPEAYGGFGFSASAYCRVMEDVGVADASLAIVVGAHQSIGCKGLILFGTEEQKQRWLPKLAAGELIAAFALTEPEAGSDAAAQKTTAVYDAETDTFVLNGTKQWISNGGFASFFTVFARDEGLPATEPHRKITAFVVTSDLPGLTRGKEENKLGLKGSSTCQIHFENLRVPAANVLGERGQGFKIAVEVLNTGRTSLAAGCVGGSKAMIRAAALHATQRKQFQTPIAKFEMIRTKFARMVVETYALESMVYFTTGMIDAGAEDYALEGACCKVFGTEVVWRNINDALQIAGGNGFMEEYPYEKALRDSRINMIFEGTNEILRMLIALSGARDVGDYMKDVGRALKAPLSSLGILSGFAGKRIRRAVAPGGLAAVAPELAPEGDALVKYTGAMANAVETLLQKYGKGIIEKEYQQERLADATIDLYAGYAVLSRATAATARRGAETAADEIRFAKTFIRDARHRIVGNLKAMDRSPDADLTAISETAYGAGGYAFSYWE
- a CDS encoding 3-hydroxyacyl-CoA dehydrogenase NAD-binding domain-containing protein, with protein sequence IEALLFRSGKPDIFIAGADVREIENVVTPEEGRTASAVGQRIFDRFASLPFPTVAAIRGACLGGGTELALACDWRVCSDSPKTMIGLPEVNLGILPGWGGTQRLPRLVGLAAALDLILTGKPIDGKRAARIGLADAVVPEAIFPEWSETFARGKFGARKPRGRRARLPFAARLLEGNPAGRALLFRKARASVLARTHGHYPAPIEALGAVAEGFGKKMDAALAVENARLGNLIGTPVQRRLLRIFFWTEEVKKETGAINPTVVPRPVRRIGVLGAGVMGGGIAQLAADRGFPARMKDVAPEPLAHGFRAAADLWKEKMRRRRMTRSEFRRKMAMISGGLDYAGFARAEVTIEAVVEKLEIKQAVLREWEQAVGDEAIFASNTSTLPISRIAEAARQPRRVAGMHFFNPVHRMPLVEVIRGEKSSDETVATIFDLAKKLGKTPVVVRDAPGFLVNRILAPYLSEAVRLLEEGCRIEDVDRALTGFGMPVGPLALLDDVGIDVAAKGGRTMAAAFPDRLPLSARFEPFTAQGRLGRKSGRGFYRYRGTRREGPDPEAYGLIGVRPGKSAPLPPEVIEARLLMPMVNEAAYCLEDRIVDAPARLDLAMIFGTGFPPFRGGLLQYADDLGADRVVNRLQDLAERLGARFAPSPLLVGMADAHASFYPR